The Lathyrus oleraceus cultivar Zhongwan6 chromosome 5, CAAS_Psat_ZW6_1.0, whole genome shotgun sequence genome includes the window ttttcttctttctATTTTCCATGAGGCAAATTCGGTTTGATTCAACACTTGAAGTTGAGCTTTCATCACTTGAAGAATCACTTTCGCTCTCCCAAACAACATAGGCTCTTCTAGGCTTTCTAGATTTCTTATGATGACCTTTCTCTTTATCTTTCTTGATCATAAGACACTCCGACCTATAATTACCTTTTTTCATAACTGTAACATGAACTTATAAGTTTACCCTTCTTATTCTCATCTTCCTTTGAGGAGTTAGATAGCCTTCTAGATTTGCTTTGGTTCTTGTCGTGGTACTTATCTCCATGTTTCCACATGTATCTATTAAACTTTTTTGAtgaacaaccccatatcttctTCATCAAAATCATTGTCATCTCTTGTTTCACAATCACTTTGGTCATTATGTGAGGACTTTGAGCTTGAAGTCTTTATAGCAATAGATTTCTTCTCTTCCTCCTTATCTTTACCTTTCTCCTTCTTTACCTTCTTCTCATGCTCTTTTTCATGTTTTCCTAAGCAAGTTAGTTCTTGCTCATTTTCTTCCATTTTCCAAACAAAGTAGTGAGATCAAGTGTTTTAATATCATTCGCCTCTTTGATTACGTTGACCTTGGGTTGCCATTCCTTATTAAGACACCTCAAAAAATTATTAGTggcaatatcattggaaataggcttaCGTAGAGCATTCAACCGGTTTATAAGATATGTGAACCTCTTTTGCATTTTagcaatggtttcaccatgcttcatacgaaagagttcaaactcttgatttaaTGTATTTACCCTAGCTTGTTTGACTTCAATAGTTCCCTCATGGGAAACACGATAAAACTCATCAACACCGAGTACGTATATGAGAATGTTTTGTGCTTTGCAATCATATGACGACATttattatcattatcattccattggTTTTCCGATTTTGGTATGAAGAcgccttcaccattggtcattgtaatttgatttAGACCATTGACGATGACGTCCCATATACCCTTATCAACCGAGTTAATATGGATAAGCATACAAGCTTCCCAATAGCCATAATTTTTGTCGGTGAAAATTGGTGCTCTATTGTATGCTCTTTTAGGTTCGGTAGTCATTATCTAATAAGCAAATATTAAGCATGAAATTAATCggagctcgtgataccacttgttagacgataaGCTTAGATTTAGAGGGGTGAATATATCCCAAGTTAAAAACTTTGACAAAAATTAGTTTTAAAAATTTATGGCACTGAAGCAAGTTAAATTATCCCGGAtcaaaatcgtctaaccgaacccGCTATCAAAAAGCTCGGATATGCATAGTAGTGACAATGGTATGATAATGAATAGCCAATTGACCAAACACAATTAAACAAAACTAGTTGAATGCAAAGCAATAGAGGAAGTCTACTTCCAATgataattcacaaaaaaaaaaatcaattaaagCAATTTGTCGAATACCTAGTGTGCAATCAATATTGGTCATAAAAACTTCTAATGGATCTTCTGCGGAATTTACAAATTTATACCTacaagcacatagatccacaaAAAGGAACGAAGACGTTTTTCGGGGAAAGTAACTAAAAGATTGAAAGCTAAAAGGTTGTAAAAAACTTCCAAATATTCACTCGCAATTACTTATATGCAATAACAACTTAAAAGTGAAGACCCACTATTGATATAAATCACATGATCAACGATTAGATTTACACTTATGAATACATGCCAACTCGAGTGCACTCAAGTACTCGCGCCACACCCTAGCTGGTCACGTCACCGCACATGTCAAGAATGTGTGACGAACCATTTCATCGATGTGTCCATATTAAACATGCTTGTTTCCATTATTTTTTCGAAAAACGGATCTCAAGCGATTCAATTCTATTCCACATGGGCCTTCAGCCAATTAATGATACTCAAGACTTTCCTGACTCCTATAGTGTCCAACAAAAGTCTTGGAGAAATCTGTTATGGCCTtacctgtaacacctcaaaatttgccctcctctcttgggactagcattaacatattacatacatttttaggtcattaagcattgcatattgcatagcatgtggttacattgtgcaagtcatcctcccaagtcttgatcaggagatgagaaagtcaaagtgcaagcctagggttttattgactgatcatgggccatctgaggattgggctatgaattagggttttgtgattctcaaaggatattggtcttcatcttgattgcaatgattcatcatcatcatcatggtttgatatcatcaagtgttgaagctgattccttgagattagggttttgaccactggtcaaccctaattagttgcattgggccaatcagggcatgatcaggagatggggtctatgatgtatatggggatcattatttgattatatggagctaattgaggctagggtttcatccttgagccatttcatcagagaattggagctcaatttgatcaatgaattgccagattcatctatcagtggaaaaagtcaactgtggtcaactgtacatgatctgatggatttggaggtggaaatgagttggatacacttcattcatgttggaacaagtgttatttgacttttcaaagcttaagaatggagaaaatcaagtcaggacaagaattgccaaaaatagaaagtgacttgtaatggaagtttccaaaaatggaaagtttttgacctcaagaccacgtgtccaaggaagctctaaatgaaaatttgttcaacatgaaagttgtagatcttgttctcacctttccaaaaagtccaagaacttgaaaatcccatgtatgcttggcaagttatggtccagtgaatttcaaaaatgacccataatcagagggccataacttccacatggagtgtccaaattgaatgttctttatatgcacaaactccatttgtcatgtactttcatggtgcataattggattttctcaaaaaaggtcaatgcaaaaagtcaaaattcaactggacagttaaatgaaccaggggcaaaattgtccaacttgtgaaataattggaatttttgagtggggatttttgcaacacttcacaaatggcatttgaaagttgttggaatcatcataacatgctaaggcttcatggtttggaaattggcttttaaaatgaacttgaaaatatatgacatagccatcacatgtggaaatTCTAAAATACATGTCCAATGAACATGAGACAAATGGCAAtagctcatgacaggtgtttaggaggtgtatgaggtggcaatgagctatcatgagctggcatgtgaaagttcaattttgcccctagcttgaaaatgacacatttcactaatcattggcatttttgctaattggtgTGATTAAGCATTGATTAAGTTGGAATATATAATCCTAATCCTAACTAAccataacagaaaatcacaattccccaaaatcagatcaaaattcttcaaattcttcaagaacacatcAAAGCCAAATTCACCAaatctctctcaattcttgatcaaattcgaagattctttttgtgttgatctccattcatcatcatcttcaactgttTTTGGTATTCAACATCAAATGCACACCAAAGCTCGACTGTTCAAGTTtgctccatcaatggtgaatcgAAGTTTCGTGCACTAGGAGCAAAATCGACCGAACCTGAGCATTGCATCTGACTTCCACAAGCTTCTACTACAACTGTTTGAGGTGAAAACGCGCAAATAACTCCAATTCCAACACTGCCATTCCAGGTAATCAATTTTTCGAATGTCATGATTCTTCAATTGCTTGTATGCGTTTTGTAGAGTGAAGAACATAGAGCATCGTGATATAGTTAGTTTTGGATTTGGATGAACATAGAGGAAGTTAGGTCGATTAGAAGTTTTGAGAGCAAAACCTAAAACGCTCGATTCAGAAAATATATGAAGAATTAGGTGAAATCATGGACATATTTGAGATCCTTGTTcttagacctttccaacggttattaatttgtgagttttggttaaaGTTTGATGTTCTTCATGATTCTTGAATTTCTGGAAACGCGATGGAGGTGGTGAAGAAATTCTGGAAATGTTAAGCGTTTGATCCGCGTGAGTGCCTTTCCAAGTTCAAAAATGCGTTTACCGCGCCTTGCCACTGCTGTAATTCAAAaacatttaattaattaataataattcaaataattatttaaaaatcacATAAAtattagaaaattcataaaaaatattttaatgatcagaaaaatgtgaggattttttctatggattccaaattccctgtagaattttattGACCTATTTTTAGAAGTTGTGCTTGGAGAAAATTAGGTTTGACTTAGGGTTGTTTGACATGTATGCAATTTTGacacattttgccatttccattgtgaaatcctcatgctttGAAAGAAATTCATggaaatttttgtggtgattgtagacatgtcaatggtgatttacatgtaaattttgtggatttttgatacctgtggtgtgagatatgatttgttgaacttaggtgtgacaatttgtgtcacacctaattAGGTCATCTTCATGTAATTATTTGCCTGGCCTATGTTTGTTGAAATAgagtgaaattttgcatgattgttcattaacatgttaagatgctatgtgaatttttctggatttttccattgcattttcaatttgattgctatttttcatctctgttggtcaaatatgcaagtccatgtgacacatgttgtgaaatttgttgtgaaatgctcatatggtattgaatgaacatgaaatttggtatgctggttatagacacatgatatgacatgatgcttttggtcccattcatttctttattgttttcattgacttatgaatttttgaagtgaatgcatgtgttgatgttgtgatttggatcatataattgtgtctgtttttgttgattttcattgacatggttccctttgtccaattgagctaaaatttgacatgccataccttgaatatgtcctgtttaggtgtaaattatttgaggatttttggaattgttttgacatggaattgaatgcaatagttctgtttggatgtttggtgttccatttgacctaaattgaattgttttgtgcatgaaatgaatataatgaatggtatgagcatgggactaattgtgttggcttttgtttgacattaatttgactttggttagagatcccttgctgtttagacatttttgtcacctttggaccctaggcttggcctagtggtctagtttcttacatttgcttgatttttcaggatgaaaagcacaatgctcaaggagattgaatcaagttaattaaattgACATTGTTTGATGTTGGTACACTAAcctaactttgttttgtaggttgtgaagcttgggcttgagctcatagcttgccttgttgtgtgttatctgtatagtctgactggTTGACTATTTGCTGTTTATGTTTGTCTGTttgagtactgatgatacttgattgttttcaggtacctttagttgcttacagttctttaagaacttgcttgctgttgcttggtttttaaaccacttgaggtaggacttctattcttcatgtagtctggagacccggtctgttatttgaccgggcaaactgtctgaagtcctccttaagaggcgatgtttgtgattgtttaatattgtgcctaagcaggtaaagtccttaatcaaggcaattggtggaaggtagggatatgcaatctatcccccactattctgtgtgtcgtccctctgctcacacggctgtgtgttgatgcattggggcacaaacccaagatctgtgctgtcgcacaatcgagtcagagtcattgagcgtagaagggtccctccattctggacccacgctcccttgtctgaagctctccctggtcagggataagagctgtgaggtctgatcctcacttcacctttcatctgcttcaccttagcctcgtaatggcaaggttaagagcaaacacagcccgtacagatgacttgctgaggcagtcaaacctattgtgtgagcccacttgtttggttatagtgcgtgctatgtggatatctgtttgagatgcttgttctcatttgatgtatgcttgaattattttgtatgcttgtatgcttgcttctttcctggataggagtagtttgcttatgcaagtaggatagaaaactgaacttagggtaacgatgcatgacaacactaggctcgagtccagctccctggtagtgtgtcttcccctggtttctggctagtaattcagtccctttcaggggaactacatcgccctgatccttgttccagacgaggtatgtaggcaggtggtcgtgcgagaccactccgggcaaccttttttcttttttttgcgtgtgtttacttgttatctgtgtgtttggttcggatgctgacgtaagcccagtgattggctgtcgggctccacgtttgccctttggtgtgtgttttggttcggatgctgacataattccatcaagtggtagtcgggctccatgtttgcttgcgttttgtgttgtttggcgtgcgtaagccgaactacagtggctctgattctcgttccagacgagatatgtaggcataggacgcgatgtcctatcgagctcccttctcttaaccccacctgcgttccctgtgtgtgtgtgtgatgttttagcaacctattctttattttagaacgtggatcccgtcgagtacgacggacgtgaggggtgctaataccttccccttgcgtaaccgactcccttaccctttctctttggtcgcgagaccatttcctttccaggtttctctgagcgtttcctttccctattttgggataaataacgcgcagtggcggctctgtgttgttttttatttcagcccgccggttgttttttcgcggatgcgacagctggcgactctgctggggaatttataagatgttgacctgtgctggtccatcttccctaagcgagtccttcctagcgtgttaggattagtttaggttgcttgtgttgtgttatttatcgcatttattattctaacctgtttaTGTATTTGCATAAATatctgcatgcatcatactatcatgttgttgccgtcctctgtgcaggtggttcatctgtttggggtgggtgttctgagtggggctaaaacccaggcccaagtatacacctaggattagtgtggtctcgcgttcctcatttgctttatcagcatattgttgcaacgtgacataccacaagccagacgaggttcatttgatagtgctttcctctgtggggtactccactttggttgagttacttcatctgaactattgactctggtgaccgatcatttccctgatctttggtttagatgatctcaGGAGAGCTGCGATGGtacacccgaaagggcaaacccattgagtatctctgcccgattgtcgagactattgtccgccttaggatgacctgtttagaatttacctgtgaggggagggtgattctttcagatgcatgttcagatggtgactttgatggtgactaattgttccgtggattagagtcctatttataagtcggatttatggccgtttatttctgagacgccggagtgctgtccgtgatttatcagtggggatccgtttatttcaggattccccgggccgattttatcagtggggatccgtttatttcaggattccccgggccgattaAGAGATTCagtgggtatctgctcagagattgtcaggtgatgatgatgatgatgtatctgtcttccgtttatttcggaacccttgagttggatttgtggttacattttcgccttcagatggttgtgatcagttcagagatccgAGTTGTGGTTCAGGGCAACAGATGATCcgatgacttggaggatggcaatgcattgcattcattcatcagcatcattacattttgcatttacctgcatctaacacatgtttatccatatgcagggacatttttgatcgagatcctggttgagagactttctgctaGAGATGAGaaccggtttgaagcatgatgttgtctatagtttcttcaacccagagattgatgagttgagagatatgattgcattgattacacctgaccatgtggggatgttcagggagtcgtacggtagtatcctgaagatggttttcagactcactgacagtgacagaagcgccattcatactcttctccagttctatgacccggggctgagatgcttcgtatttccggactatttgttgggacctctgatggaggattatgctagcatcctgggtgttcagatccgcgatcagattcctttttgtgctattaggagagagcctgacgtccttgggatttcccgtgctctttatttgagtccggaaatagtcaaggagggtttgaaagagaaaggaaagttaccaggttttcacttgagtttcttggaagctaaggccaaggaacacGCTGCTGTGGGTgattggaagacggtttgtgctttgattgctgcgggcatttatggggttatcctgtttcctaatctgaagagctttgtggaccataatgccatcagattgttcatgcagagaaaccctattcctactctgatcggagatgtttattactcggttcataacaggaatgagaagcggcgtggtggtttgatccggtgctgtgctcagttactcttcaggtggtttatggggtatttgccttccagaggtgcttttgctcatcttgatccttcggtcaagtggtccttcaggttgatggggTTGCGGGCTGAGGacatagcatggactcataatggtttagctggacggaattttatatatagctgcggggattttcccaatgtgcctctcataggagttcagggttgcattaattacaacccaacgcttcttaggagacagatgggatttgctatggaggttcctccccttgagtgtgagactcaggagtccttttacttcccgattgagggcaatcaggccaagttgatgcaggtgtctgggtcatggcgtaatattcagaggaaaggaaaggttccatttggcaaagttaactgtcggtattttccattatttgaggattggttgcggaagaggatagagctcacacttctaccatttccaggaggtgatccttggtgtcccgtgattgagggtccaagttcttctgtcaatatggaagaattcctcgagatgaagagagccagagatcagttacttgcagagaaagctgaattggagaggagtgttgctcggtttcagacagctaaccaggagatcaaagtgaagatggaagatcaagacaagcggcATGCCTTGGAAGCCaaacgctttgagatggatacagcctactatgggaagattAGCCAGGCGTTAGCATCATCCAACAGGGAGCACGAtatcaccaaagagagattggctagagcttcaaaggtcattgaagatgagaagagaaggcaaatcttggtgaaagatcagagggacgacagagtccgGGTTCTTATTGCGGAGTGGGAGACCAAGCTGAGGGTTAAGGAGTCAGAAAACATGAAGATCgtcgccgagagagatcactacatggcagagagagatcactacttcagacagatgaagattcatcagaaggaagtggggagattgtagcaggagaacaccgagctcaggttcgccgcagagttcgcaaggatggaagatgagat containing:
- the LOC127078825 gene encoding uncharacterized protein LOC127078825; the encoded protein is MEENEQELTCLGKHEKEHEKKVKKEKGKDKEEEKKSIAIKTSSSKSSHNDQSDCETRDDNDFDEEDMGSECLMIKKDKEKGHHKKSRKPRRAYVVWESESDSSSDESSTSSVESNRICLMENRKKKKIVSHSNLEYTHDLSYSQLQESFKNLQRQAINAFKKLASNKRVFSLLEAKVLEKEKNM